GCACGGCGCTGGGCATCGGTAACACCGGTGTCTTCCTGACGATGTTCCTCACGCCGCTGGCGATCCCGCTGCTGCTCTCGCTGGGCGGATGGGGGCTGGTCTGGGCTGGGGGCCTGATCTGCGCTGCACTCGCATGGCCATTGTTCGTCTGGTCGCATCGCGAAGTGAAGACGGCATGAAGACGAGGTGAAGAGAACGTAAGTGCACGTCGCCACAATGGCATCAACACGGCAGGTGCACGTTCTCCACCAGGAAGTCTAGAAACGCACGGACGCGGGCGGGCAAGTGGCCGCCCTGTCCCACATAAACGGCGTGCACCGGCTCCAGATCGCCGGGGTTGTAGTCTTCGAGCACGGTGACGAGACGGCCGTCGCGCAGATCGGCGTCGACGTGATATCGCGAGTGACGCGCGAGTCCCAGCCCTTCGAGTGCGAGTTTGCGCATGGTCTCGCCGTCGCTGACCAGCACGTTGCCAGCAGGCGGGTACAACGTGACGCCACCCGCACCATCGCGGAACGGCAGCCCCTGAATCTGACGCTCGAAATTGAACGCCATGACGTTGTGACGGATCAGGTCGGCTGGCGTTTGCAGCGCTGCGTTGCGCGCCAGATAGTCGGGCGACGCCACCACGTGCACGCGACTCTCGCCGAGCTTGCGCGCCACCAATCGTGAGTCGCGCAACGGACCCGCGCGCACGGCCACATCCGCACGTTGCGACAGCAAGTCGACGACCGTGTCGGTGAGCGTCAGGTCGAGCCGGATCTCGGGATACTTCGCGAGGAATGCCGGGAGGACCGGCAGCAGATACAGCGTGCCGATGGGCACACTCGAATTCACCCGCAGCAAGCCGCGCGGCACCGCGCCCGCCGCCGCTTCGCGCTCAGCGGCGTCGATCTCGGCCAGCACCCGCAACGCCCGCTCGTGAAACGCGGTGCCTTCGGGGGTAAGTTGCAAGCGGCGCGTGGAGCGATTGAAGAGTCGTGCGCCCAGCCGCCCTTCGAGCCGCGCGACGAGCTTGCTCACGGCCGACGGTGTCATGTGCAACGCGCGCGCCGCTGCCGAGAAGCCGCCCAACTCGACCACCCGCGTAAAAACTTCCATGTCGCCTGAGCGGTTGACGTCCTGTCGGCCCATCGGAGGTGTCCTCGACTCTTGAGGTGATGATTTTCGCGCGATCTTGTGACTTGAAGTCACAAATGATTTTCCTTCGCGCAGTCTATTTCATCAATGAAGGGACGTCTATATTCCGCACATTGGTTCACGCGCGTCGGATGGCCGGGGCATTCGGTCTATCGACTCGATGGCGGAACCCGCCCCGATATTCAGTCTTCAAGACAGGAGTTTTCCGTGCCTATCGCCCTCTATGCCCTGACCGCCGGTGCCTTTGGCATTGGCGTGACGGAGTTCGTGATCATGGGCTTGCTGCTCAACGTCGGCGCCGATTTCGGCGTGTCGATTGCGGCCGCTGGCCTCTTGATTTCCGGCTACGCGCTGGGTGTCGTCGTCGGCGCGCCGATCATGACGACCGCCACCGCCCGCTGGCCGCGCAAGACCGTGCTGCTGGTGCTCATGGCCATCTTCACTATCGGCAACGCCGCCTGTGCACTTGCACCGAGCTATGGTGCGCTGATGGCGGCGCGTGTGCTGACGTCGTTCGCGCACGGCACGTTCTTCGGCGTTGGCTCGGTCGTGGCGACGGGCCTCGTGCCGCGCGAACGCCGTGCGTCGGCGATTGCCGTGATGTTCATGGGCCTGACGGTCGCCAACATTCTCGGCGTGCCGTTCGGTACGTGGCTGGGGCAGCACTTCGGCTGGCGCGCCAGCTTCTGGGCCGTGACGGTCATCGGTGCTCTCGCATTCCTGGTGATCGCCCGGTTCGTGCCGAAAATCGCGGCCCCGGCAGACGCTGGCGACTGGCGTGCGGATTTGCGTGCGTTGGCGCGTCGCCCGGTGCTGCTCGGGTTGCTGACCACTGTGCTGGGATGGGTCGGGGTGTTCGGCGTGTTTACATACATCGCGCCGTTGCTCACGACGGTGACAGGCTTCTCCGAAGGTGCGGTCTCACCGATTCTGCTGATCTTCGGCGGTGGTCTGGTCGTCGGCAATCTGCTGGGTGGCAAGCTTGCAGATCGTCATGTGGTGCGCACGGTGCTGGGCAGCCTGCTGTCGCTCTCGGTCGTGCTCGGCTTGATGACGTTCGCGCTGCACTCGCAATGGCTCGCCATCGTGTTCGTGGCACTGCTCGGTGCGACAGCGTTCGCGACGGTCGCGCCGCTGCAACTGTGGGTGATGGAAAAGGCTTCGGGGGCAGGCGAGAGCCTCGCGTCGAGCTTCAACATCGCCGCGTTTAATCTCGGTAACGCCATCGGCGCGTGGCTCGGCGGCTTCGTCATCGAGCATGGCCCCGGACTGACGGCGGTGCCCTGGGTGGCGGCGCTGGTGCCGCTGGTGGGCGTGGGCGTCGCGCTGCTGAGCCTGCGTCTGGATCGCCGGGATGCGAGTCGTGCGCCTGCTCCGGTTTGCGAAACCCCTGCGATGTAAGGACGACGCAGCACAATGAAGAAGGCCCGGCGCGTCGATGCACGCGCCGGGCCTTTGTGTTTGGGTGTCAGATCGTCACGCCATCACGCCATCACGCCGATGATCACACTGGCGGCGGAGAATGCGGCCGTCGCACCGATGCCCGCCGTGAGGCCGCGTGCATTGAGCGTTTCTTGCGGCATGACGGCCGCGAGACGACTGCCGCCGGGCAGCGCCAGAATCACTTCCGCCTGACCCGAATCGTCGGTGATAGCGTCCACGGTGCCGGATAACCGGTTCGCCGTGGGCAACCCCGCGAGATCCGCGCCGCGCGCAACGTCGATCCACGGCGCTTTGATCAGCGCAAACGCTTGGCCGCCGATGGCGAGCCCCAGCGTTTGGGTGCTGTGATGGGTGAGCGACGCGGTGATCGCTTCGCCGCCGGGCAGCGTCAGCGTCACTTCGTCGTTCACACCGCAGTGTCTGATAGCCGTGATCGTTCCGTGCAACTGATTGCGCGCACTGGTCTGAAGTCCGAGGCGCGAGATGACCGGCCACTGCTCGTCGAAATGTTCGAGATCGTTCGCGACGCGTGCGAGAAACTGCTGCTGGGCGGCCTCCACCGCGCGAAATGCCGCGACCAGCTTCGCACCGCGAGCGGTGAGTCGCGTGCCGCCACCGCCACGTCCACCGGTGCTGCGCTCGACGAGCGGTTCACCGGCGAGCTGGTTCATGGCGTCGACGGCGTCCCACGCAGCCTTGTAGCTCATGCCCGCCGTCTTGGCGGCCGCCGTGATCGAGCCTTGCGACGCAATGTGTTCGAGCAGCGCAATGCGTGCCTGGCCGCCAAGCGACGAATTGCCACGATGCAGCCACAACGAGCCGCTCACCTGGAGGGCATCACCCGATCCGTTGCGCAAAACATTTTCCGGCGTTGAAGAAGGTTCGGAAACCATAATGATTTTTTCGATCAAACACAGCAGGTGGCCGCATTGTAGAGGGTGGGCGAACCAGCGGATACGAGGGCTGGGCGGGGAACTGTTGCGGCGCACCAACGAAGCTCGCTTCGGACGCCCATTTGGGGGACGAATGGGGGACGTTTCTCCACTACATTGAATTTCGCCGCATGCCCCCCCAAAGCCGGTTCGTATTGCTTCAGACCTGAAATACTCAAGTCTTCAACAAGTCTGGAGCGGGATGACCGGGAATGCGACGTTTACCGAAGTGAAGTGCCTACTCACCTGACACAACAGAAACGGGGTGAAATGATGCGCGTCAGGAATATCAAGGAAACGGTTGACGGGGCTCGATACTATCGTCTGGTTCGCACGCTGCCCAACGGCAAGCGACATCAGATGCAAATCTCTTTCTCCGCGGGTGAAATGCGCTTCAGACGATTCGTCGCGCAGCGATTGTGGTTGTTGCGCGCCGAAATGCGGGACAGCACACGCGCGGCGGCCGCACCAGCGCCACGCAGCAACATGCCGCAGTTGGTCTTCTGACCGGTTGCGGTGCCGTCTGGCAGAAACGCCTGGCTGGTGAAGACCGGCGTCAGCCGTCATCTTCACGGGTCCGGCGTTTTTGTTCTGCATGACTGTTCACCCTGCCTTGCGTGGCGTCAGCGACGTTATGGGCGCGCGTGCGCTGGTCTTCACGGCCGTCAGTCCCGTGCCCGCATGCGCAATCGCGTATTGCACCAGCTCATCGAACGCAATCGGCCGCGCGAACAAATATCCCTGCGCATAAGTGACGTTGCGCCCGCGCAGGTAATTCGCCTGCATCTCGTTTTCCACGCCTTCCGCCACGATCGTCATATCCAGCCGCTCGGCCAGATGAATGATGGAATCGCAGATGTTGCGCGTGACCACATCGTCTTCGGTGACGGGCAGGAATTCCTTGTCGATCTTCAGATAGTTGAAGTCGTATCGCTTTAGATACCCGATGGAGTTGTTTTCGGCCCCGAAGTCGTCAAGCGCCGTTTCGATGCCGCGCCGCTGCAACTCGGCCATCACGTTGCGCGCGGCGGCCGTGTCGCGAATCACGTAGCGCTCGGTGATCTCGGCGACCATCGGGTACGTGTTGTTCAGCGTGCCGTAATACCGCTCGATGTCGTGAATGATGGTGGTGTCGCGCAGATGCCGTTCCGCGAGGTTGATGCCGATGTGAAAGCCCTGCGGCAGCGCACCCTTGGCGACGTCGTTGCGAATCTGGCGCAGTAGCGAACGCGTCAGTTCGACGATGAGCCCGTTGTCTTCGGCAATGGGGATAAAGGCGTCCGGGCGCACCAGTCCGGCCACGGGATGGTGCCAGCGCATCAGCGCTTCGGCTCCCGCGCAACGGCCGGTGGCCAGCTCCATGACCGGCTGGTAGTACACCTTGAATTCGTTGCGCTTGATGCCGTGCGCGATCTGACGCTTCATGAATTGCGCCGGCCCGAAATGGCGGAAGGTCAGGACGCCGAGCAAAAACGCCACGATGCCGCCAAACGACAGGAAGATCGGCGCCTGACTTGCGGCGAGCGAACGCATCAATGAGGGGCTGCCTGCCAGCGACGTCGTGAAGTGTTCCGACGTGAGCGTAATCTGCGCCCCGCGCGTCGCAACCCCTGCCGATTCCAGACGCGGCCCTTCCGAGGTCAGCGCAACGTTGCCCACCGTCATGGCCGTCCACGCCAGATCGCTGCTCTTGACGCTGTGCAGCGTCTCCGTGAGGTAGATGCCGTCGACGAACCCGAGCACACCGTCCGTGGCCGAGGTCGGTACGTAAAGCGCCAGCGCGGGCGTTTCACGTACGTAAGGCGTGCCGCTGACGAGCAACGTGCGCGTGCCGGTCAGCATCGGCACGAGATCCGCAGGCAGGGGCATGTTGAGCGCCGAGTCCGAACGAATGACCGACGAGCAATAGAGCTGGCCACGCGAGACGAGCCAGATGGAACGGAAGTAGGGACTGAGGGTGCCCGCAGCCTGGAGGGAGACGCTGACTTCGCTGCACGAGCGGCCGACCCACGGGGTGGCACCACGCAGCGTACTTTCCGCCTGCGTGATGATGCGCTCTATCGCGTCGCGCTGACGGGCCGCTTCTTCCTGAAGAATCGACTGCGACATGTGATAAATGCGCAGCCAGCCCAGGAAAAGGACGATGGCAAGCGTGACCGCCACGACAAGTCCGGTCACCAGCCACTGCACGACTCTGGAGTGTTGAATCATGTTCGCTGCCAACCAAGGAAAGAGTGGGGCCCTACGTGTGCTGCGGTGCATTTTTTGGGTGCACGCGTGCTGCACGGCACAACTCGTCAATTGACTCTACACGAATCCCCGACGGTGTCCGACCCCCGATAAACCCGCACAACGCCCGGCAGATGGGCGTGAAGGGCGCTTGCCGATCCTGCGCGCAGCCTGCTTCCGGTGGGCTTGTGAGGCGTCCTCAGCAGGCGTTCTGACCGCAATTTGCGTGACACTGGGATGGCGTAATCGCGACAAAAGTTGGCGCAACGACGATTTACGCATGCTCTACACTTCACTCATTAAATTTCTGGCGGAAATTGGGATCAATCCCAACTTTCCTGCATAGGTCGGTCAATTCGCATCAATTCGCCCGAAAACCGACGCTCAGCACCCGTTTTCTTAAGCCTTAGACGTCAAATCCAACCCATGTCGAGTCAACCTGCAACGTCCCTTCCCGGTGCCAATACACCGGCGGCGCAGGGCACAGCGTTCCGCGTGCTGTCTGCGATCAGCTTCTCCCACCTGCTCAACGACATGATCCAGTCGTTGATTCTCGCGATCTACCCGCTGCTGAAGTCCGGCTTCAATCTGAGCTTCGGGCAGGTCGGCCTGATCACGCTGACATATCAGATCACCGCGTCGCTACTGCAACCGGTCGTGGGTCTGTACACCGACAAGCATCCGAAGCCGTATTCGCTGCCGGTCGGCATGGGTTTCACTCTCGTGGGGCTGCTGCTGCTGGCTGTCGCACCGAACTTCGGCATGTTGCTGGTCGCGGCGGCGCTCGTGGGCATGGGCTCGTCGGTGTTTCATCCGGAGTCTTCGCGCGTGGCGCGTATGGCGTCTGGCGGACGCCACGGCATGGCGCAATCGTTCTTCCAGGTCGGCGGTAACGTCGGCTCGTCGCTCGGGCCGTTACTGGCGGCGCTGATCATCGTGCCGAACGGCCGTGGCAGCGTGGCGTGGTTTTCGGTGGCGGCGCTCGTCGCGATCTTCGTGCTGTACCACGTGAGCCGCTGGTACGCCGTACAGCGCGCCTCGAATCAAGGCAAGAAGGCCGCGCGCCGGGGCGGCACGGTACAGCTGTCGCAGGGCAAGGTGCTGTTCGCCATCGGCATTCTGCTGGTGCTGATCTTTTCGAAGTACTTCTATCTTGCGAGCATCAGCAGTTACTTCACGTTCTATCTGATCAGCAAGTTCCACGTGTCGGTGCAGAGCGCGCAGGTGCACCTGTTCGTGTTCCTGTTCGCTGTGGCGGCGGGCACGATGATCGGCGGCCCGCTGGGCGACAAGATCGGCCGCAAGTATGTGATCTGGGGCTCGATTCTCGGTGCTGCGCCGTTCACGCTGATGCTGCCGTACGCCAACCTGTTCTGGACGGGCATTCTGACGGTGCTGATCGGGCTGATTCTGGCCTCGGCGTTCTCGGCCATCCTGGTCTACGCGCAGGAGCTGATGCCCGGCAAGGTCGGCACCGTGTCGGGTCTGTTCTTTGGCTTCGCGTTCGGGATGGGCGGTGTGGGCGCTGCGGTGCTGGGCCAACTGGCCGACACGACGAGCATCGACTTCGTTTATCACGTGTGCGCCTATCTGCCGCTGCTCGGCATCGTGACGGTCCTGTTGCCGGACGTCGAAGGGCACAAGAAGACAGCCGCTGCATGACGGGGCTCGCTGGTTGACGGTGTGGCAAGACGCCGTCGGCCAGCATCGTCCGTCATAGAAAAATCGCCGGTCCGACATCTCGGAACCGGCGATTTTTTTATCCAGCAGCGTCTGTCGCGGGCGACAGATCGAGACCGATCAGGGCGTGCCGCGCTTTTGCAGCTTCCATTCGGCCTTGTCGTTCGCCTTGCAAGCCGGGAGTTTGAGCGTGACTTCCTGACCCTTGGCGGTGAGCAGCACGACCAGATCGCGGCAGGTGCGCTCGCCATCCTTTTGCGTATTGGTCGGCGTGATTTGCGCGGCGATGGCCACCGAGTTGCCGGTGCCTGCGTTGGTCCAGTCGGTGGTCTCGTTGTCCTGCTTTTCCGTCAGCACGGTACGCGCTGCCTTGGCAAACGACGCGGTGTCGCGTTGCTTCCAGTAGGCCAGCGGCGAGTTGCCCATGAAGGAGAGGTTCGACGCAGCGAACGCGGGGGCGGCCAGCGCGGCGCCCACGACGAGCGCCGTGCCAAGCGCGAGCGAACGGGCGCGGGAGAAGTGGATGAGCGACATTCGGAGTCCTTGATATTGTCGACAGGGGACGAAGCCTGCGCGACGCCTGGCGATGGCGCACCGGATGTTGCGCCGGGCGTTCGGCCGCAGGAAGCACGTCGATCATAAAAGAAACCGGCAGCGGCGTCATCTCGGCGCGTCGCCGTGTGACTTCAGTGACCTCCTTGACCTCCAAGATGCCGGGCTGTCCTGACGACGTCGGCCACCTGCATGAGCGCACCGTCGACCATTCGCGTCGCTGCCCGGCGAACCGAGGGCGACGCGAATGG
This window of the Pandoraea sputorum genome carries:
- a CDS encoding LysR family transcriptional regulator produces the protein MGRQDVNRSGDMEVFTRVVELGGFSAAARALHMTPSAVSKLVARLEGRLGARLFNRSTRRLQLTPEGTAFHERALRVLAEIDAAEREAAAGAVPRGLLRVNSSVPIGTLYLLPVLPAFLAKYPEIRLDLTLTDTVVDLLSQRADVAVRAGPLRDSRLVARKLGESRVHVVASPDYLARNAALQTPADLIRHNVMAFNFERQIQGLPFRDGAGGVTLYPPAGNVLVSDGETMRKLALEGLGLARHSRYHVDADLRDGRLVTVLEDYNPGDLEPVHAVYVGQGGHLPARVRAFLDFLVENVHLPC
- a CDS encoding MFS transporter; translated protein: MPIALYALTAGAFGIGVTEFVIMGLLLNVGADFGVSIAAAGLLISGYALGVVVGAPIMTTATARWPRKTVLLVLMAIFTIGNAACALAPSYGALMAARVLTSFAHGTFFGVGSVVATGLVPRERRASAIAVMFMGLTVANILGVPFGTWLGQHFGWRASFWAVTVIGALAFLVIARFVPKIAAPADAGDWRADLRALARRPVLLGLLTTVLGWVGVFGVFTYIAPLLTTVTGFSEGAVSPILLIFGGGLVVGNLLGGKLADRHVVRTVLGSLLSLSVVLGLMTFALHSQWLAIVFVALLGATAFATVAPLQLWVMEKASGAGESLASSFNIAAFNLGNAIGAWLGGFVIEHGPGLTAVPWVAALVPLVGVGVALLSLRLDRRDASRAPAPVCETPAM
- a CDS encoding EAL domain-containing protein, which codes for MIQHSRVVQWLVTGLVVAVTLAIVLFLGWLRIYHMSQSILQEEAARQRDAIERIITQAESTLRGATPWVGRSCSEVSVSLQAAGTLSPYFRSIWLVSRGQLYCSSVIRSDSALNMPLPADLVPMLTGTRTLLVSGTPYVRETPALALYVPTSATDGVLGFVDGIYLTETLHSVKSSDLAWTAMTVGNVALTSEGPRLESAGVATRGAQITLTSEHFTTSLAGSPSLMRSLAASQAPIFLSFGGIVAFLLGVLTFRHFGPAQFMKRQIAHGIKRNEFKVYYQPVMELATGRCAGAEALMRWHHPVAGLVRPDAFIPIAEDNGLIVELTRSLLRQIRNDVAKGALPQGFHIGINLAERHLRDTTIIHDIERYYGTLNNTYPMVAEITERYVIRDTAAARNVMAELQRRGIETALDDFGAENNSIGYLKRYDFNYLKIDKEFLPVTEDDVVTRNICDSIIHLAERLDMTIVAEGVENEMQANYLRGRNVTYAQGYLFARPIAFDELVQYAIAHAGTGLTAVKTSARAPITSLTPRKAG
- a CDS encoding TOBE domain-containing protein; amino-acid sequence: MVSEPSSTPENVLRNGSGDALQVSGSLWLHRGNSSLGGQARIALLEHIASQGSITAAAKTAGMSYKAAWDAVDAMNQLAGEPLVERSTGGRGGGGTRLTARGAKLVAAFRAVEAAQQQFLARVANDLEHFDEQWPVISRLGLQTSARNQLHGTITAIRHCGVNDEVTLTLPGGEAITASLTHHSTQTLGLAIGGQAFALIKAPWIDVARGADLAGLPTANRLSGTVDAITDDSGQAEVILALPGGSRLAAVMPQETLNARGLTAGIGATAAFSAASVIIGVMA
- a CDS encoding MFS transporter yields the protein MSSQPATSLPGANTPAAQGTAFRVLSAISFSHLLNDMIQSLILAIYPLLKSGFNLSFGQVGLITLTYQITASLLQPVVGLYTDKHPKPYSLPVGMGFTLVGLLLLAVAPNFGMLLVAAALVGMGSSVFHPESSRVARMASGGRHGMAQSFFQVGGNVGSSLGPLLAALIIVPNGRGSVAWFSVAALVAIFVLYHVSRWYAVQRASNQGKKAARRGGTVQLSQGKVLFAIGILLVLIFSKYFYLASISSYFTFYLISKFHVSVQSAQVHLFVFLFAVAAGTMIGGPLGDKIGRKYVIWGSILGAAPFTLMLPYANLFWTGILTVLIGLILASAFSAILVYAQELMPGKVGTVSGLFFGFAFGMGGVGAAVLGQLADTTSIDFVYHVCAYLPLLGIVTVLLPDVEGHKKTAAA